In Desulfopila inferna, a single window of DNA contains:
- a CDS encoding YrbL family protein, with amino-acid sequence MPIFKNKDNFAHKNTLNHRDILHLSDELVINRGSERTCYRHPKDTKLVIKVPISTAGKKAEANHNELKGYRILREEGIDLSFVSHCYGFVNTDQGQGLVCDCIRDDDGAISKTIWDTVVFQDDCDVGHILEITETFCDFLISNRIWIFDLNLKNIVLKQLTDGTCKPYIIDVKGRYVNYELIPFSRYIPYLSLQKLRRRSSQLLQRITEYHRRREELQMMEG; translated from the coding sequence ATGCCTATTTTTAAAAATAAAGACAACTTTGCCCATAAGAATACTCTTAATCATCGTGATATCCTCCATCTTTCGGATGAATTGGTCATCAACAGAGGAAGCGAAAGAACCTGCTATCGACATCCGAAAGACACCAAACTGGTGATAAAGGTTCCGATCAGCACCGCAGGAAAGAAAGCCGAGGCTAATCACAATGAACTGAAGGGTTATCGGATATTGCGGGAAGAAGGAATTGATCTGTCATTTGTCAGCCACTGTTATGGTTTTGTCAATACAGATCAGGGGCAGGGACTTGTTTGCGATTGTATCCGAGATGATGATGGCGCTATATCAAAAACCATTTGGGATACGGTCGTCTTCCAGGACGATTGTGATGTAGGGCATATTCTCGAAATAACAGAAACATTCTGTGATTTCCTGATCTCCAACCGGATATGGATTTTTGATCTTAATCTAAAAAATATTGTCCTCAAACAGCTTACCGACGGTACCTGCAAACCCTATATTATTGACGTGAAGGGGAGATATGTAAATTACGAATTGATCCCCTTTTCCAGGTATATTCCGTATCTTTCCCTACAGAAGCTGAGGCGGAGAAGTTCACAGCTTCTGCAGAGGATAACCGAGTATCATCGAAGAAGGGAAGAACTGCAAATGATGGAAGGATGA
- the hpt gene encoding hypoxanthine phosphoribosyltransferase has product MPDTGVTKILIREEEIAKIVAGLGEEITQHYRESGGELMVVGLLRGSVVFMADLIRKIHYPLVLDFMAVSSYGDGTVSSGDVKIVMDLDESVEGKHVLLVEDIIDTGTTFQKVIRMMKNRNPKSLKVCTFLNKPSRRKFDVPIDFCGKDIPDEFVCGYGLDFAQKYRNLPYVGVLGE; this is encoded by the coding sequence ATGCCGGATACCGGAGTCACAAAAATACTTATTCGAGAAGAAGAGATAGCAAAAATCGTGGCCGGACTTGGAGAGGAGATCACCCAGCATTACCGGGAGAGCGGCGGAGAACTGATGGTGGTCGGGCTGCTGCGTGGTTCCGTAGTCTTTATGGCCGATTTGATACGAAAGATTCATTACCCACTGGTGCTCGATTTTATGGCTGTTTCAAGCTATGGCGACGGCACTGTCAGCAGCGGTGATGTGAAAATTGTGATGGATCTTGATGAATCTGTCGAAGGCAAGCATGTGCTACTTGTTGAAGATATAATAGATACCGGCACCACCTTTCAGAAGGTTATTCGCATGATGAAGAATAGAAATCCCAAATCACTGAAAGTTTGCACCTTTCTCAATAAACCGTCGCGCCGGAAATTCGATGTTCCGATCGACTTCTGCGGCAAGGACATTCCGGATGAATTCGTCTGCGGTTATGGACTCGATTTTGCTCAGAAATATAGAAACCTGCCATATGTGGGTGTCCTGGGTGAGTAA
- a CDS encoding Tex family protein translates to MKITAKETQTISAELGIAERSVANTISLLEEGGTVPFIARYRKEMTSSLDEVQITAIRDSLSHHRELVRRKSAILTSLAERDLLQDDLRRKIDAAETLTHLEDIYLPYRPKRRTRAMAAREKGLEPLAQLILSGGPYQEKAADFLSEEHEIINVEDALAGARDIVAEGVSESIDVRRRLRSLFAKEAVISSSVVEKKREEAVKFRDYFDWQEPVAKAAGHRLLALFRGETQKYLKLSIRPAAEKALEVISSLYLGHRRENGQLLQALEESYSRLLAPSLENELRKTLKERADAEAIEVFSRNLEELLLAPPLGQKRVMALDPGFRTGAKLVCLDEQGALLHRETIYPTHGGKNSEQAAAVIRKLTDRHAIEAIAIGNGTAGRETETFVRSLNLQDSLLITLVNEDGASIYSASETARKEFPDEDITVRGAVSIGRRLQDPLAELVKIDPKSIGVGQYQHDVNQTDLKKSLEEVVIRCVNRVGVEVNSASGELLSYIAGLGTTLAANIVAYRNDNGIFRSRRDLLKVKRLGAKAYEQCAGFLRVRNSANPLDNSGVHPERYALVQTMARDLGVEVKDLLLSESTRSRIRLHDYSGDGVGMETLNDIMEELARPGRDPRQKFVQFRFDDSVHAMEDLQVGMILPAIITNVTKFGAFADIGIKQDGLIHISRMADRFIKDPSEVVSIRQQVRVKVVEVDIQRKRIGLSLLL, encoded by the coding sequence ATGAAGATCACCGCAAAAGAAACACAAACCATTTCGGCCGAACTGGGGATCGCTGAGCGGAGTGTGGCCAACACCATATCATTGCTGGAAGAGGGCGGCACCGTTCCTTTTATAGCGAGATACCGCAAGGAGATGACCTCATCACTGGATGAGGTGCAGATTACCGCGATCAGGGACAGCCTGTCGCATCATCGGGAACTGGTCAGGCGCAAGTCGGCAATTCTCACGTCCCTTGCCGAACGAGACCTGCTCCAGGACGATCTCCGCCGAAAAATCGATGCCGCCGAGACCCTCACCCACCTTGAGGATATCTATCTACCCTACAGACCAAAAAGAAGGACCCGAGCGATGGCTGCCCGGGAAAAAGGACTGGAGCCCCTGGCGCAGTTGATCCTGAGTGGAGGTCCATATCAGGAAAAGGCCGCGGACTTTCTCTCGGAGGAACATGAAATAATCAACGTCGAAGATGCTCTGGCCGGTGCCCGCGATATTGTCGCCGAAGGAGTCAGTGAGAGTATCGACGTGCGTCGGCGCCTGCGTAGTCTTTTTGCAAAAGAGGCGGTAATCTCTTCCAGCGTAGTGGAGAAAAAACGGGAAGAGGCTGTCAAATTCAGGGATTATTTCGACTGGCAGGAGCCTGTCGCCAAGGCAGCGGGGCATAGGTTGCTTGCCCTCTTCCGCGGTGAAACCCAAAAATATCTCAAGCTGTCCATCCGTCCTGCCGCCGAGAAGGCGTTGGAGGTGATCAGCTCGTTATATTTAGGCCACCGCAGGGAAAATGGACAGCTTCTTCAGGCACTGGAGGAGAGCTATTCCCGGCTGCTGGCGCCATCGCTGGAAAATGAACTGCGCAAGACTCTGAAGGAACGGGCGGATGCCGAGGCGATCGAGGTTTTTTCCAGAAATCTGGAAGAGCTGCTGCTTGCCCCACCCCTTGGACAGAAAAGGGTGATGGCCCTGGATCCGGGATTCAGAACGGGGGCAAAGCTGGTTTGCCTTGATGAACAGGGGGCGCTGCTGCATCGTGAGACCATTTATCCGACCCACGGCGGCAAAAACAGCGAACAGGCGGCAGCCGTCATCAGAAAACTGACCGACAGGCATGCAATCGAAGCAATAGCGATCGGCAACGGTACCGCCGGTCGGGAGACCGAGACCTTTGTGCGCTCCCTCAATCTTCAGGATTCGCTTCTTATCACTCTTGTCAACGAGGACGGTGCCTCGATTTATTCGGCTTCGGAAACAGCCCGAAAGGAATTTCCGGATGAAGATATTACCGTACGCGGTGCTGTTTCCATCGGCAGGAGGCTACAGGATCCGTTGGCGGAGCTGGTAAAAATTGATCCGAAATCCATAGGCGTCGGACAGTATCAGCATGATGTCAACCAGACCGATCTGAAGAAAAGCCTGGAGGAAGTTGTGATTCGCTGTGTCAACCGCGTCGGAGTGGAGGTCAACAGCGCCAGCGGTGAGCTGCTCAGTTATATTGCCGGGTTGGGAACGACTCTTGCCGCCAATATTGTGGCCTACCGTAATGACAATGGAATTTTCCGCAGTCGCAGAGATCTGCTCAAGGTGAAAAGGCTTGGCGCCAAAGCCTACGAGCAGTGTGCCGGATTTCTCCGCGTCCGTAACTCGGCAAATCCTCTGGATAACAGCGGTGTCCATCCGGAACGATATGCTCTGGTGCAGACAATGGCCAGGGATCTTGGAGTCGAGGTTAAGGATCTTCTACTTTCGGAGTCAACCAGAAGCCGCATTCGGCTGCATGACTACAGCGGCGACGGCGTCGGCATGGAGACGCTGAATGATATTATGGAGGAACTTGCCAGGCCGGGAAGGGACCCGCGGCAAAAATTCGTGCAGTTCCGCTTCGATGACAGCGTTCACGCCATGGAAGATCTGCAGGTCGGCATGATACTGCCGGCGATTATCACCAATGTCACTAAATTTGGGGCATTCGCCGATATCGGCATAAAACAGGATGGCCTGATTCATATCAGCCGCATGGCGGACCGCTTCATCAAAGATCCCTCGGAAGTGGTGAGTATCAGGCAGCAGGTCAGGGTAAAAGTTGTTGAAGTTGATATCCAGAGAAAGCGGATCGGCCTTTCGCTGCTACTCTGA
- a CDS encoding acyltransferase, translating into MSFFSHKTAIIDKDCVIGNGTRIWHWTHISSGARIGNNCSLGQNVFVSGKARIGNNVRIQNNVSIYDCVIIGDDVFCGPSMVFTNIINPRAEISRRDQYMSTIVKQGATLGANCTIVCGNSIGEYAFIGAGSVVTGGVPPFALMAGNPAKHIGWMSRFGERLSLPLSGQGRDSCPHTGDVYILEKNSCSILNTSNK; encoded by the coding sequence ATGAGCTTTTTCAGTCATAAGACTGCGATTATCGATAAAGATTGTGTGATCGGCAATGGTACCAGGATATGGCACTGGACCCATATCAGCAGTGGTGCGCGGATCGGCAATAATTGCTCTCTTGGGCAAAATGTTTTTGTCAGCGGAAAGGCCAGGATAGGCAATAACGTCAGAATTCAAAATAACGTCTCAATTTATGACTGCGTAATTATTGGAGATGATGTATTCTGTGGCCCAAGTATGGTTTTTACCAATATTATTAATCCCCGCGCCGAAATTTCACGCAGAGATCAATATATGTCCACAATTGTTAAACAAGGTGCGACTCTTGGTGCGAACTGCACGATCGTCTGCGGCAACAGCATTGGGGAATATGCCTTCATTGGAGCCGGTTCCGTCGTTACCGGGGGTGTTCCGCCATTTGCTCTGATGGCCGGAAATCCGGCAAAACACATAGGATGGATGAGTAGATTTGGAGAACGGTTATCTCTGCCGCTATCCGGACAAGGCCGGGACTCATGTCCACATACGGGTGACGTTTATATTCTTGAGAAGAACAGCTGTTCGATTCTCAATACAAGCAACAAATAA
- a CDS encoding sirohydrochlorin cobaltochelatase translates to MIAQHITDKPALILAAFGSSRRGKAIFDLFHEKVAERYRNYSIYWGYTSRIICRKTGKPSLHQTLVEVKSAGFRQAIILPLQIFPGAEYQNISAAAVNFPDLEVVVGETLMHRWKFVKEVLSVVEKDFAGSDQALNLLALHGSPLAGDPANGVCLGLEKLVTDRYDHVMVASLEGVPDHEAVFRKMKRSMLVEKYQRIRILPLLFIAGLHVEDDLMGEGPSWKVSLENMGFDVECPVVEFGGERFYKSLACYPEVLEFFLQRLERSLTLLRS, encoded by the coding sequence ATGATAGCGCAGCACATAACCGATAAGCCTGCCCTGATATTAGCTGCATTCGGCAGCAGTCGTCGGGGAAAGGCTATTTTTGACCTGTTCCACGAAAAGGTGGCCGAGCGCTATAGAAACTACTCGATTTACTGGGGCTACACCTCTCGGATAATTTGCCGGAAAACCGGAAAGCCAAGCCTTCATCAGACCCTTGTTGAGGTGAAATCTGCCGGCTTCCGCCAAGCCATCATTCTGCCTCTGCAAATCTTTCCCGGGGCGGAATATCAGAATATATCTGCTGCGGCAGTTAATTTTCCCGATCTGGAAGTTGTTGTCGGGGAAACCCTGATGCACAGGTGGAAATTCGTCAAAGAGGTTCTGAGTGTCGTTGAAAAAGATTTTGCAGGTTCAGATCAAGCGCTGAATCTTCTTGCCCTTCACGGTTCGCCCCTGGCCGGAGATCCCGCCAACGGTGTCTGTCTCGGCCTCGAAAAACTTGTAACCGACCGTTATGATCATGTTATGGTAGCGTCTCTTGAAGGAGTTCCGGACCACGAGGCGGTTTTCCGCAAAATGAAACGATCGATGCTGGTTGAAAAATACCAGCGGATCCGCATACTCCCCCTGCTGTTCATCGCCGGACTTCATGTCGAAGATGACTTAATGGGGGAGGGACCAAGCTGGAAAGTCAGCCTAGAAAATATGGGTTTTGATGTCGAATGCCCGGTTGTCGAGTTTGGTGGTGAACGTTTTTATAAAAGCCTGGCTTGCTATCCTGAAGTTCTCGAATTTTTCCTGCAAAGACTAGAGCGCAGCCTGACTCTGCTTCGCAGCTAA
- a CDS encoding LpxI family protein — MIAGNGQFPLLFAKAAHLKGLQVCAIGYQGETDPLLAEHVPVLEWCYLGQIKRIIKFFKKHDISHAVMIGGVAKARLLTHFRPDTKAIALLARMRHTHDDAILRAFADLLEKEGIRIESSTFLLPELVAPPGIWTSRKPSRSEREDMRIGWKIAKEIGRLDIGQCVVVAGGSVVAVEAIEGTDATITRGGSLGKGQAVVVKVCKPTQDTRFDIPAIGLGTIKTMQQVDVKALAVEAGKAVVFDRETMVEHANRYGMTIAGFNEEDLQGT; from the coding sequence ATGATTGCGGGCAATGGCCAGTTTCCCCTGCTGTTCGCTAAGGCCGCGCATCTCAAGGGGCTGCAGGTATGCGCCATCGGTTATCAGGGTGAAACGGATCCGCTGCTGGCTGAGCATGTCCCCGTTCTGGAATGGTGTTATCTGGGCCAGATCAAACGAATCATCAAATTTTTTAAAAAACATGATATTTCCCATGCGGTAATGATCGGCGGGGTCGCCAAAGCGCGACTGCTAACCCACTTCCGTCCGGATACAAAGGCCATCGCCTTGCTGGCGCGCATGCGTCATACTCATGATGATGCCATACTGAGGGCGTTCGCCGATCTGCTGGAGAAGGAAGGTATCCGCATTGAATCCTCGACCTTTCTGCTTCCCGAACTGGTTGCCCCGCCCGGCATCTGGACCTCTCGAAAACCATCACGTTCCGAGCGTGAAGATATGCGTATCGGTTGGAAGATTGCCAAGGAAATAGGGCGACTGGATATAGGTCAATGTGTAGTTGTTGCCGGCGGCAGTGTGGTGGCGGTCGAGGCCATCGAGGGAACTGATGCCACTATTACCCGGGGAGGCTCTCTGGGAAAAGGACAGGCAGTTGTGGTCAAGGTTTGCAAACCTACTCAGGATACCCGTTTCGATATTCCTGCAATTGGTTTGGGTACTATCAAAACGATGCAACAGGTCGATGTTAAAGCATTGGCCGTTGAAGCAGGCAAGGCCGTGGTTTTCGATCGTGAGACCATGGTTGAGCATGCCAACCGGTATGGGATGACCATTGCCGGTTTTAATGAAGAAGACCTTCAAGGGACGTGA
- a CDS encoding glycosyltransferase has protein sequence MEIVFLSAALMIFLITCLSAADLFFGIRGMRRLSEVDPLKDREQPLVSVIIPACNEEEHIEQTIRAQLRQDYPHLQIIAINDRSSDATGAILEKLGKKYEALEILHIDDLPQGWMGKSHALQLGAEAANGHYLLFTDGDILMDSTTIARAVEHMENEDLDHIALVFRNISPGWLLNSLILDSSASLLQLFRPWRARKKNSKNFIGVGAFNMVRKQVYHAVGGHKAIRMHPIDDIMLGKNIKRDGYHQEGLLGMDLVTVPWYSDIRAMVNGLMKNAMATINYRYFMLIPLLFGMVMLTIVPFWATMFLDGYSRLFFVGAILVRITAFYYGTRLLEISPWCAPGTIITPYLSVYIVLRAAWYNYRDRGIIWRGTHYSLAELKKNEPLWP, from the coding sequence ATGGAAATTGTTTTTCTCTCTGCCGCCCTGATGATTTTTCTCATTACCTGCCTTTCGGCAGCCGATCTTTTTTTCGGTATACGCGGCATGAGAAGGTTGAGCGAGGTCGATCCGTTGAAAGATCGGGAACAGCCGCTGGTTTCCGTTATAATACCGGCCTGCAATGAGGAAGAGCATATTGAGCAGACCATCCGGGCCCAGCTGCGTCAGGATTATCCACATCTGCAAATAATAGCCATAAATGACAGATCAAGCGATGCAACAGGTGCCATCCTTGAGAAACTCGGTAAAAAATATGAAGCACTGGAGATCCTGCACATTGACGATCTGCCGCAGGGCTGGATGGGAAAATCCCATGCTCTGCAGCTTGGAGCGGAGGCGGCGAACGGTCATTATCTACTCTTTACCGATGGTGACATTTTGATGGACAGTACGACTATTGCCCGGGCCGTCGAACATATGGAAAACGAAGATCTCGATCATATTGCCTTAGTCTTTCGAAATATCTCTCCCGGCTGGCTGCTCAACAGCTTGATTCTCGACTCCAGTGCGTCTCTTCTGCAGCTTTTCAGACCGTGGCGGGCACGGAAAAAAAACTCGAAAAACTTTATCGGCGTTGGCGCCTTCAATATGGTGCGGAAGCAGGTATATCATGCCGTCGGCGGTCATAAAGCTATTCGTATGCATCCCATAGATGATATTATGCTCGGCAAGAACATCAAACGCGACGGATACCATCAGGAAGGCCTTCTTGGCATGGATCTGGTGACGGTACCCTGGTACTCCGATATAAGGGCAATGGTGAACGGCCTGATGAAAAATGCCATGGCCACCATTAACTACCGTTATTTCATGTTGATCCCGCTACTCTTTGGCATGGTTATGCTCACTATCGTGCCCTTTTGGGCAACGATGTTCCTCGATGGCTATAGCAGATTGTTTTTTGTCGGTGCAATACTCGTGAGGATAACGGCATTCTATTACGGCACACGTCTGCTGGAAATCTCGCCCTGGTGCGCCCCTGGGACTATTATTACTCCGTACCTTTCCGTTTACATTGTTCTTCGGGCGGCATGGTATAATTATCGGGATAGAGGGATTATCTGGAGGGGAACCCACTATTCTCTTGCCGAACTGAAAAAGAACGAGCCGCTGTGGCCTTGA
- the lpxB gene encoding lipid-A-disaccharide synthase, which yields MKLKSIVMVAGEASGDLHGAHLIKALREQHNSLYVCGMGGRSMRAVGANILIDADRLAVVGITEVLAKASEVFKAMSRLKKLLFGLRPDLLVLVDYPEFNLHLASTAKKLGIPVLYYISPQLWAWRSGRVKKIKKRVDHMAVILPFEEDFYRQHNVPVSFVGHPLMDSGTGGVPLRLPSLPDAQAPLIGLLPGSRPGEVGSLLPTMLEAAQLLQDRMDKVRFVISSAPSIDETLIPSLLNKCSLRHVEISSEPVSELFPRCDLAIVASGTVTLEAAICGTPIIITYVVSPLSYRLGRALIRVEHIGLVNLIAEKCIVPELVQQQVTAEAISDSAHAILSNPDKYQEVCRELAVVRERLGERGASRKVAAIACTLMGCDHSR from the coding sequence ATGAAACTAAAATCGATAGTCATGGTGGCGGGTGAGGCATCAGGTGATCTTCATGGAGCTCATCTGATCAAGGCCCTGCGTGAGCAGCACAACTCCCTGTATGTCTGCGGAATGGGTGGTAGATCCATGCGTGCGGTTGGAGCAAATATCCTGATTGATGCCGATCGCCTGGCTGTTGTCGGCATAACGGAAGTGCTTGCCAAGGCCTCCGAGGTTTTCAAGGCCATGAGCCGGCTCAAAAAGCTGCTTTTCGGCCTCCGGCCTGATCTGCTGGTTTTGGTCGATTACCCTGAATTCAATCTTCATCTGGCTTCCACTGCGAAAAAGCTCGGCATCCCTGTGCTGTATTATATAAGCCCGCAATTATGGGCATGGCGGTCCGGCCGGGTCAAAAAGATAAAGAAGAGAGTGGATCATATGGCAGTGATCCTGCCATTTGAAGAAGACTTTTACCGGCAGCACAACGTCCCGGTATCTTTCGTCGGTCATCCCCTGATGGATTCCGGGACAGGCGGAGTACCGCTGCGCCTGCCGTCATTGCCTGATGCTCAGGCCCCGCTTATCGGGCTCCTGCCGGGCTCACGGCCCGGCGAAGTCGGCAGTCTTCTCCCGACAATGCTTGAAGCCGCTCAGCTCCTGCAAGACAGGATGGATAAGGTCCGCTTTGTGATCTCCTCAGCTCCGTCCATCGACGAAACACTGATTCCCTCCCTTCTGAACAAATGTTCACTACGACATGTCGAAATCAGCAGTGAACCGGTAAGCGAGCTGTTTCCCAGATGCGATCTGGCGATCGTGGCCTCGGGCACAGTAACATTGGAGGCCGCTATCTGCGGAACTCCCATCATTATTACCTATGTGGTTTCTCCGTTGAGCTACCGGCTGGGCCGGGCGCTGATTCGTGTGGAACATATCGGTCTGGTCAACCTGATCGCCGAAAAGTGTATTGTGCCCGAACTGGTGCAACAGCAGGTTACTGCAGAGGCAATCAGTGATTCTGCCCATGCGATACTTTCCAATCCGGATAAGTACCAGGAGGTTTGCCGGGAATTAGCTGTTGTCAGGGAAAGGTTGGGGGAGCGGGGAGCCTCGCGGAAGGTCGCCGCAATCGCCTGTACTCTGATGGGATGCGACCATAGCAGGTAG
- a CDS encoding Gfo/Idh/MocA family protein has product MTKKEKKGRARLRVGVVGVGYLGKFHAEKYCRHPEVDLIGIADTDRLQADRIAEQWNIPAYYDHRELIGKVDAVSIAVPTESHYSISRDFINNRVDVLIEKPITTTIGQADDLISLAEKKGSLIQVGQLERFNPAVVALQGTVHKPLFIESHRLSMFKARSLDVSVVLDLMIHDIDLILNFVGSGIKTIHAAGIPVITDTVDIANARLEFDSGCIANVTASRISMKNERKIRLFQNDAYISVNFADRNITIIRQNGIKSEGIIPGMTVDQRSFSNADALNDEICSFIKAVAARKIPEVTGRMGRDALEIALSVMDQIQQTSERLAR; this is encoded by the coding sequence ATGACCAAAAAGGAAAAAAAAGGGAGGGCACGTCTTCGGGTTGGTGTTGTCGGAGTCGGATATCTGGGAAAATTCCATGCAGAAAAATATTGCCGTCATCCCGAGGTTGACCTGATAGGTATTGCGGATACCGATCGCCTGCAGGCTGACAGGATTGCAGAGCAATGGAACATTCCCGCCTATTATGATCACAGGGAACTGATCGGCAAAGTCGATGCCGTGAGTATCGCAGTGCCGACGGAGTCTCATTATTCGATCAGCCGCGACTTTATCAATAATCGTGTGGATGTCTTAATCGAGAAACCGATTACCACAACCATCGGACAGGCCGATGACTTAATCAGCCTGGCGGAAAAGAAAGGAAGCCTTATCCAGGTCGGACAGCTGGAACGCTTCAATCCGGCGGTGGTTGCTTTGCAGGGGACCGTTCATAAACCTCTTTTTATTGAATCGCACCGTCTGAGCATGTTCAAGGCTCGCAGCCTCGATGTCAGCGTAGTGCTTGACCTGATGATTCATGACATCGATCTCATCTTAAATTTCGTGGGCTCCGGCATCAAAACCATACATGCTGCCGGAATCCCGGTGATCACTGATACCGTGGACATAGCCAATGCCCGCCTGGAGTTTGACAGTGGCTGCATCGCCAATGTAACCGCCAGCCGCATTTCCATGAAAAATGAACGCAAAATCAGGCTCTTTCAGAATGATGCATACATTTCCGTGAATTTCGCCGACCGCAATATTACCATAATCCGTCAGAATGGAATCAAAAGCGAGGGAATTATTCCCGGCATGACCGTCGATCAGCGCAGCTTTTCAAATGCCGACGCTCTTAATGACGAAATCTGCTCGTTTATCAAAGCCGTTGCCGCCAGGAAGATACCGGAGGTCACCGGCAGGATGGGAAGAGATGCCTTGGAGATCGCACTCAGCGTAATGGATCAAATTCAGCAGACCAGCGAACGGCTGGCACGATAG
- a CDS encoding DegT/DnrJ/EryC1/StrS family aminotransferase — MQFVDLQAQFEVLEQGIRTGIDSVLRHGKFIMGPEVYELEQRLAGYVGVKYAISCSSGTDALLMALMAENIGPGDAVFTTPFTFVSTAEVISLLGATPIFVDIDPETFNIDHHKLLLAIEAMKKIDPAIHPLPKVPCGISALKPRAVIPVDIFGLPADYEPLLEIAGREGLFVLEDAAQSFGGAYKGRRAGGLGHAGATSFFPAKPLGCYGDGGAVFTDDEVYAEKLQSIRNHGQGSEKYDNIRIGLNGRLDTLQAAILLEKLKVFPDELASRQKIAAKYTQLLSRHKPGVTVQHIPDDCSSAWAQYSILSDSRDSIHNALKKAGIPSMIYYPKGLHQQTAYSGLGFAADDFPVTEKICERILSLPIHPYLSDEHVERICYILNEAMSS, encoded by the coding sequence ATGCAATTTGTCGATCTTCAGGCGCAGTTCGAAGTTTTGGAACAGGGAATCCGTACCGGTATAGACTCTGTGCTCCGGCATGGTAAATTTATCATGGGCCCTGAGGTTTACGAGCTTGAACAACGTCTGGCTGGTTATGTCGGGGTCAAGTACGCGATATCCTGTTCCAGTGGCACCGACGCTTTGTTAATGGCGTTAATGGCAGAGAATATTGGACCCGGAGATGCGGTTTTTACCACTCCTTTTACCTTTGTGTCTACAGCGGAAGTTATTTCTCTGCTTGGTGCTACCCCGATATTTGTTGATATCGATCCCGAAACCTTCAATATTGATCATCACAAGCTTCTCCTGGCAATAGAGGCTATGAAGAAGATTGATCCTGCCATTCATCCTCTCCCCAAAGTTCCCTGCGGGATTTCCGCCCTGAAGCCACGGGCGGTAATTCCCGTTGACATTTTCGGTTTACCCGCGGATTATGAACCTCTCCTGGAAATAGCCGGAAGAGAGGGACTTTTTGTTCTGGAGGACGCGGCCCAGAGCTTTGGCGGCGCCTACAAAGGACGCCGGGCGGGAGGACTCGGGCATGCAGGGGCAACCAGCTTTTTTCCGGCAAAACCTCTGGGGTGTTACGGCGACGGAGGTGCGGTCTTCACCGATGATGAAGTATATGCCGAGAAGCTTCAATCAATACGAAATCATGGACAGGGTTCAGAGAAATACGACAATATCCGTATTGGTCTCAATGGCAGGCTCGACACACTGCAGGCCGCGATTTTACTGGAGAAGCTCAAGGTTTTCCCTGATGAGCTCGCCTCCAGGCAGAAAATCGCCGCTAAATATACTCAACTTCTTTCCCGGCATAAGCCCGGGGTTACGGTTCAACATATTCCGGATGACTGTTCATCTGCCTGGGCACAATATTCGATACTGTCCGACTCCAGGGATAGTATTCATAATGCTCTGAAAAAAGCAGGCATTCCTTCGATGATTTATTACCCTAAAGGACTACATCAGCAGACGGCCTACAGTGGCCTGGGGTTTGCGGCAGATGATTTTCCCGTAACCGAAAAAATATGCGAGAGGATATTAAGCTTGCCGATACACCCCTATCTCTCTGATGAACATGTTGAAAGAATTTGTTATATCCTGAATGAAGCAATGAGCAGTTGA
- a CDS encoding class GN sortase has product MKMKRWIGRRTGLALILLAALFIGDGLYIKAKAIVAQHLLQQAWQQTISGKNPVKPWPWADTWPVARLRVERLGIDCIVLEGESGEVLAFGPGHLSQSAKPATEGNCALVGHRDTSFGFLNKLEKGDVLLLQNIDDAERRYQVVSTVIKNQQDLFVEETVTPWLTLITCYPFDALQGGSEQRFVVFAREIRSQRADIAVHLGNGG; this is encoded by the coding sequence ATGAAAATGAAAAGATGGATAGGCAGACGGACAGGCCTGGCCCTGATTCTCCTGGCCGCTCTCTTTATCGGCGACGGCCTCTATATAAAAGCCAAGGCGATAGTCGCTCAACATTTGCTGCAGCAAGCCTGGCAGCAGACAATATCCGGGAAAAATCCCGTCAAGCCGTGGCCGTGGGCGGATACCTGGCCCGTGGCACGGCTGCGGGTCGAACGGCTCGGTATCGACTGCATAGTTCTGGAGGGTGAAAGCGGTGAGGTACTGGCCTTTGGTCCGGGTCATCTTTCTCAAAGCGCCAAGCCGGCAACCGAGGGAAACTGCGCCCTGGTGGGCCATCGGGATACCTCATTCGGTTTCCTCAATAAACTTGAAAAGGGGGATGTCCTTTTGCTGCAGAATATCGACGATGCGGAACGCCGCTATCAGGTAGTATCCACAGTAATCAAAAACCAGCAGGATCTCTTTGTTGAAGAGACCGTTACCCCGTGGCTCACGCTGATCACCTGCTATCCCTTTGATGCCCTGCAAGGCGGGAGCGAACAGCGGTTCGTGGTTTTTGCCAGGGAGATACGTTCTCAGCGGGCGGATATCGCGGTGCATCTCGGCAATGGAGGGTAA